In the Macrobrachium rosenbergii isolate ZJJX-2024 chromosome 23, ASM4041242v1, whole genome shotgun sequence genome, one interval contains:
- the LOC136851331 gene encoding sepiapterin reductase-like isoform X1 has protein sequence MDSKQRNVWVVVTGASRGLGQALCVGLAEKFGGDLMIVGMARSEDGLKKTAAKVDGVNSKTKFIPIVMDLSTADAEGLSSALDLTFKREGSSGSPKRALIIHNAGSLGHLKYLRDQQDLTHAAEYFRFNVSSVISLNAIFLDYMKTHHPRTSLEVINISSLCALQPFKSWGLYCSGKAARDMLFRVLAAEEPDITVLNYAPGPLDNEMQATARSATADQELRSAFANMKDEGKLLSCEESARKFVRILDVKKFKSGDHVDYYDEL, from the exons ATGGACAGCAAGCAAAGGAATGTTTGGGTTGTGGTGACAGGGGCTTCCCGTGGACTAGGGCAGGCTCTCTGCGTGGGCCTGGCTGAGAAATTCGGCGGTGATTTGATGATTGTTGGAATGGCACGGTCGGAAGATGGCCTCAAGAAGACAGCAGCCAAGGTTGATGGTGTCAACAGTAAGACCAAA TTCATCCCCATCGTGATGGATCTGAGCACGGCAGACGCCGAAGGACTCTCCAGTGCCCTGGACCTTACTTTCAAACGTGAAGGCAGTTCAGGATCTCCCAAACGCGCCCTCATCATCCACAACGCAGGATCCCTTGGGCATCTGAAGTACCTCAGGGACCAGCAGGACCTGACTCACGCCGCTGAGTATTTTCGGTTCAATGTCAG CTCTGTGATATCGCTGAATGCTATCTTCTTGGACTACATGAAGACTCATCATCCGAGGACATCCCTGGAGGTCATCAACATCTCCTCTCTGTGCGCCCTTCAGCCCTTCAAGTCTTGGGGACTCTACTGCTCGGGAAAGGCAGCCAGGGACATGTTGTTCAGAGTCCTTGCTGCGGAGGAACCCGACATCACAGTGCTCAACTATGCGCCAGGGCCTTTGGATAATGAAATGCAG GCGACCGCTAGGAGCGCCACGGCGGACCAGGAACTCCGCTCCGCCTTCGCCAACATGAAGGACGAAGGAAAACTTCTTTCCTGCGAGGAATCCGCTAGGAAATTCGTGAGGATTCTTGACGTGAAGAAGTTCAAGTCGGGAGATCACGTCGACTACTACGACGAGCTGTAA